TGAAGCCGAGGCTGACGATGAGGATGGCGATGCCGGGCATCGCTGCGACCCACCATTGATCGAGGATGAAGCGCCGTCCCGAGGCGATCATCGCACCCCATTCCGGCAGTGGCGGCTGCGCACCGAGACCGAGGAAACCAAGACCGGCCGCCGTCAGGATGATGCCCGCCATATCGAGCGTCACGCGCACGATCAGCGAGGAAATGCAGAGCGGCATGACATGGCGCACGACAATGCGAAGCGGCGAGGCGCCCATCAGCTTCACCGCCGAAATATAGTCGGAACGCCGGACCGCCAGCGTCTCGGCGCGGGCGATGCGCGCATAGGGCGGCCAGGAGGTGATGGCGATGGCGATGATCGCATTCTGGATGCCGGGCCCGAGGGCTGCGACGAAGGCGAGCGCCAGCACCAGCTTCGGAAAAGCGAGAAAAATATCGGTGATACGCATCAGCGTCGCATCCACCCAGCCTCCGGCATAACCGGAGACCGTACCGACGATCAACCCGATCGGCGCCGAGATGACGGCGACGAGCGCAACGACAAGGAGCGTCAATCGCGATCCGTAGATCAGCCGCGAATAGATATCACGGCCCTGGTCATCCGAACCGAGCCAGAATTCCCCCGTGCCGGGCGGCAGCAGGCGAGCATTGCGCAGATCGCCGATCACCGGATTATGCGTTGCGAGCACATCGGCAAAGGCGGCGATGAAAAGCAGCGCCACGATGATGAGCAGACCAAGGACGGCAAGTCGGTTTGCCGTGAACTGCCGCCAGGTAACATAGGTGCGGCCCAGGCGGGCCTGCAGGCGCGATTGCGGCCGGTCGGAGAGCAGCCATTCGCGGCGGCTCATCGGCTGGGATGGGCTGGCGGTCACCGTCATCGGTTTCGCGTCCTCGGGTCGAGCGTCCGGTAGAGAAGATCGGACAGAAGGTTGATGCCGATGAAGACCGTACCGATGACGATCGTGCCGCCGAGCACGGCATTCATGTCGGCATTCTGCAGCGAATTGGTGATGTAGAGCCCGATGCCCGGCCAGGAAAAGACAGTCTCGGTCAGCACCGATCCTTCCAGCAGGCCGGCATAGGAAAGCGCAATGACGGTAACGAGCGGCACGGCGGCATTGCGCAGCGCATGGCCCCAGATCACCCGCGTTTCCGAAAGCCCCTTGGCACGCACGGCGACGATATATTCCTGGGAAAGCTCGTTCAGCATGAAGCTGCGCGTCATGCGGCTGATATAGGCGAGCGAGAAGTAGCCGAGCAGTGAAGCGGGCAGGATGATGTGGCGGAACACGTCGTAGAAGACATCCCATTGCCCCTGCCAGGCACTGTCCAGCAGATAGAAGCCCGTGATCGGCGTGAACGTATATTCGAAGACGATATCGATGCGGCCGGGAAAGGCCACCCAGCGCAATTGCGCATAGAAGATGACGAGCGAGATCAGCGCCAGCCAGAAGATCGGCACTGAATAACCGATCAGACCGATGACGCGCACCACCTGGTCGACGATGCTCCCGCGACGCACCGCGGCGAGAACACCGAGCGGCACGCCGACGAAAGCGCCAATCAGCGTTCCGAGCGTCGCAAGCTCGACCGTCGCCGGAAATGCACGGCGAATATCGACCATGACGGGATTGGTCGTCAGGACCGAATTACCGAAATCGCCGGACAGGATGCCTTTGATATAGATGAAGAACTGCTGATAGAGCGGCAGGTTGAAGCCCATTTCCTGGCGTACACGCTCGACGACATGGTTGGGCGCGCGGTCGCCAAGGATGGCGAGCACGGGATCGATCGGCACGACGCGGCCGATGAAGAAGGTGACGGCCAGCAGGCCGAGATAGGTGGTGACGGCGGCAAACAGAAACCGCCCTAACGCCTTCGCAAAGGCCCTAGCACGGCCCTTCCGGGGCCGCGCCTCCTGCGTTGTTTCGACGGTGCTCAAGTCACTCAATCCTGCCGGACTATTCCTTGGCGATCGGACCGACGAAATTGGTGTCGAAGCTCGGACCCAGTTTGAAGTCCTTCAGGCTCTTGCGGTAGCCGGCCACCTCGATCTGCTGGAAAATGAAGACGAAGGGGCTGTTTGCCAGGTACTTCTTCTGGATATCCTGGTACATGGCGGCGCGCTTGGCGCCATCGCGTTCCAGAAGTGCGGCCTTGGCCTGCTTGTCGAGTTCCGGCGCTTCCCAGGTGTTGCGCCATGCGAGCGTCTTCACCGTGCCGGCATCGGAATTGTCGGGGTTGCCGGTAAAGGTGTCGGCATTGGAATTCGGGTCGAAATAATCAGAGCCCCAGTTGCCGATATACATATCGTGGGTGCGGGCACGATATTTGGTCAGCGTCTGCTTGCCGTCGCCGGGGATGATTTCCATCTTGACGCCGGCCTGCGCCAGCGTCTGCTGCATGGATTCGGCAATGCCCGTCACCGGCTGCGTGTTGCGCACATCCATGGTGATCGAGAACCCATCGGGTACGCCGGCCTTGGCCAGCAGTTCCTTGGCCTTGGCGACATCGAGCTTGTAGGGATTTTCGTCGAGCTCACCGAGCTGCCCCTTCGGCAGGAAAGTCTGGTGGATTTCGCCAATCCCCTTGATCAGCGTTGCGCCGATCGCATCGTAGTCGACCAGATACTTGAAGGCTTCCTGGACTTCCGGCTTCTTCAGGTTCTCGTTCTTGTTGTTCAGGCTGACATAATAGATCGTGCTCTTCGGTGCACTCGTCGTCGCCAGATCGGCATTCTTCGACACCGCATCGAGGTCGCCCGGCTCAAGGTTGCGGGCGATATCGATGTCGCCAGCTTCGAGCGCCAGGCGCTGCGCCGAACTTTCCTTCATGTAGCGGTAGATGACGCGGTTGAGCTTCGGCTTGTCGCCGTAATAATTGTCATTGCGCTCCAGCACGACGACTTCGTTGGCGCGCCATTCGCGCATCTTGTAGGCGCCGGAGCCGGCATAGCCCGTCTTCAGCCACTCATTGCCGAAATCATTGTCGTATTTGTGCTCGGCATCTGGCGTCACCGCCTTCGTATGCTCCAGCACCAGCTTCTTGTCGACGACGGAAGCGACGGTTGCCGTCAGGCAGTTGAGCACGAAGCTCGGCGCGTAGGCCTTGTCGACCGTGAAGACGAAAGTGCCGGCATCGGCGGCCTTGGCCTTTTCCGTGACGTTGTCGCCGGTCAGGCCGAACTGGGTGAGGATGAAGGCCGGGCTCTTGTCGAGCTTGACGGCACGCTCGAACGACCAGGCAACGTCTTCGGCCGTGATCGGGTTGCCGGAGGCGAATTTCAGGCCTGACTTCAGCTTGAACGTATAGGTGAGGCCATCATCGGAAACGCTCCAGCTCTCGGCCAGATCGCCCTTCACCTTCGACGTATCGTCCATGTCGAGACGAACAAGCAGGCTGTAGCTGTTGGTGGTGATTTCAGCCGTCGAAAGCTCGAAAGCCTCGCCCGGATCCATCGTGATGATATCGTCGATGGCGAAGCCTTCGACCAGCGTATCCTTCGGCGTCTCGGCGAAAGCGGAGGGTGCCGCCATCATCAGGAGCGAAAGAGCGGCTCCCGCGGAAAGCATGCGAAAATTGCGGCTGAGTTTGGTCATCATCATGGTCTGTTCCCCTGTTTTTTGATTGGATACGAAAGGCTTAGGCGTGGTCCTCCCGCCAAGCTTGGGCCAGAATGCGAAGCCAGTTTTCACGGGCAAGTTTTGCCAGGTCGGCGTCAGCATAGCCAACCTCTCTGAGAGCGGCAATCAGCTTCTGATTACCCGCCGCATCACCGATTTCCTCCGGAATGGTGGCCCCGTCGAAGTCCGATCCGAGCGCCACGCAGTCGATGCCGATGCGGTTCACAAGATAGTCGATGTGGCGGATCATGTCGGCAAGCGGCGTATCGCTGTCCGAGCGGCCGTCGGCACGCAGCATGGCGGTGGCATAATTGATGCCGACGAGCCCGCGGCTTTCGCGGATCGCATCGAGCTGCCTGTCCGTCAGGTTGCGCGCGACCGGCGTCAGGGCGTGAGCATTGGAATGGCTGGCGACCAGCGGCTGGTCCGTCTTCTTCGCCACGTCCCAGAAACCCTTCTCGGTGATATGGGCAAGGTCGATCAGGATACCGAGACGATTGCATTCCCTGACCAGCGCGAAGCCGGCATCGGTGAGGCCCGGCGCCGTGTCCGGCGACATCGGGAAGGCGAAGGGCACGCCGTGACCGAAGACATTGTGCCGGCTCCAGACCGGACCGAGCGACCGCAGCCCTGCCGCGTAGAATACCTCGAGCGCCGAGAGATCAGCGCCGATCGCCTCGCAGCCTTCCATATGCATGACGGCGGCAAAAATGTTATCCGCCATGGCGCCGCGGATATCCTTCACCGTCCGGCAGAGCCGCCAGGCGCCCGCCTGATCGAGCCGCAGCGCGATCGCCGCCATTTCATTGGCGATGGCAAGGGACGGCAACGGATCGAGAGGGGCCGCCATCGGCGTGATATAGCGACCGTCGGCATCCGGATCGGCGAAGACGAGATCGCCCGAGGGAATATAGATGGCGCACAGACCGCCCGAAAGACCGCCCTCTCTGGCGCGATGCGCATCGATATGGCCGACCGTCGTGCCGTCTGCGAATTCCGCGATCGGGTCGCTGCCGTCTTTTGAATGTGTCCAGAGTCGAAGGAGAACGTCGTTGTGACCGTCAAATACGAATTGCATCTGTCTTCCTGCGCTGCCCTACTGCATAATTCCTTAAATCGGAATCGATTTAAGGATAAAATTATGCAGCATTCAAATTGCTACAGCGTCCTTTGCGCGTCTTTTCAGACGCGCGGCGCTGTAGAGGGCGAATGAAGCGGCAGAATAGAAAAGCTGACGGAATTCGCCACCTCTTTTTTTTAAAAATCCGTCGATGCTTAAAATGAAACGGGAGCCGAAGCCCCCGTAAAAAATCATCGCATGCCAGAGATCAGTGCTTGCGGCGTTTCTTCTGTCTGTAGACGTCGATGACGACAGCCGCGATGATAATGAGACCCTTGACGATCTCCTGGTAATAGGCGTCGATCCTGAGGAACGTGAAGCCGGAGGTCATGACGCCGAGAATGATGGTGCCGATGACGGTGCCGGTGATGCGCCCGACGCCGCCCGTGAGCGAGGTGCCGCCGATGACGGTCGCGGCGATCGCGTCGAGTTCATATCCGACACCCATGCTGGCCTGTGCGGTTTCCGCACGGGCCGCCGTGACGATTCCGGCAAGGCCGGCAAGCAATCCCGCAATCACATAGACCTTGACGAGATGCGCCTCGATGTTGATGCCGGAAACACGCGCAGCCTGCGGGTTGGCGCCGATGGCATAGGTGAACTTTCCATAACGTGTATAGCGCAGCGCAATATGAAAGATCAGTGCCACGACCAGGAAGACGACAACGGGCCAGGCTTTGGTTCCGATGAAATGAAACTGCTCGGTGATACCGGAAACCGGCTGTCCCTTCGTATACCACTTCGCGACACCCCTGGCCGAAACGAACATACCAAGCGTGGCAATGAACGGCGGGATCTTCGTGTAGGCGATGAGCGCGCCGTTCGCGAGACCGGCGGCGGCCCCGATCAGCAGACCAACGACGATGGGCACGAAAGCCGGCAGGTCGGTCAGCGAGGGAAAGACGGCCCGTCCCCAGGTCGAGGACTGGGCGAAGCTTGTTGCGATCATCGCCGTCATGCCGACGACCGACCCTGATGAAAGGTCGATGCCGCCGGTGATGATGACCTGCGTGACGCCGACGGCGATGATGCCGATGACGGAGACCTGCAGGATCATGATCGTCAGACGCTGCCAATTCATCAGGAAGCTTTGGCCGATGAACATCCAGCCAAGCACTTCGTAAATGAGCGCGATGC
This Rhizobium brockwellii DNA region includes the following protein-coding sequences:
- a CDS encoding ABC transporter permease, with amino-acid sequence MTVTASPSQPMSRREWLLSDRPQSRLQARLGRTYVTWRQFTANRLAVLGLLIIVALLFIAAFADVLATHNPVIGDLRNARLLPPGTGEFWLGSDDQGRDIYSRLIYGSRLTLLVVALVAVISAPIGLIVGTVSGYAGGWVDATLMRITDIFLAFPKLVLALAFVAALGPGIQNAIIAIAITSWPPYARIARAETLAVRRSDYISAVKLMGASPLRIVVRHVMPLCISSLIVRVTLDMAGIILTAAGLGFLGLGAQPPLPEWGAMIASGRRFILDQWWVAAMPGIAILIVSLGFNLLGDGLRDALDPKESGQ
- a CDS encoding ABC transporter permease, giving the protein MSTVETTQEARPRKGRARAFAKALGRFLFAAVTTYLGLLAVTFFIGRVVPIDPVLAILGDRAPNHVVERVRQEMGFNLPLYQQFFIYIKGILSGDFGNSVLTTNPVMVDIRRAFPATVELATLGTLIGAFVGVPLGVLAAVRRGSIVDQVVRVIGLIGYSVPIFWLALISLVIFYAQLRWVAFPGRIDIVFEYTFTPITGFYLLDSAWQGQWDVFYDVFRHIILPASLLGYFSLAYISRMTRSFMLNELSQEYIVAVRAKGLSETRVIWGHALRNAAVPLVTVIALSYAGLLEGSVLTETVFSWPGIGLYITNSLQNADMNAVLGGTIVIGTVFIGINLLSDLLYRTLDPRTRNR
- a CDS encoding ABC transporter substrate-binding protein, with the translated sequence MMMTKLSRNFRMLSAGAALSLLMMAAPSAFAETPKDTLVEGFAIDDIITMDPGEAFELSTAEITTNSYSLLVRLDMDDTSKVKGDLAESWSVSDDGLTYTFKLKSGLKFASGNPITAEDVAWSFERAVKLDKSPAFILTQFGLTGDNVTEKAKAADAGTFVFTVDKAYAPSFVLNCLTATVASVVDKKLVLEHTKAVTPDAEHKYDNDFGNEWLKTGYAGSGAYKMREWRANEVVVLERNDNYYGDKPKLNRVIYRYMKESSAQRLALEAGDIDIARNLEPGDLDAVSKNADLATTSAPKSTIYYVSLNNKNENLKKPEVQEAFKYLVDYDAIGATLIKGIGEIHQTFLPKGQLGELDENPYKLDVAKAKELLAKAGVPDGFSITMDVRNTQPVTGIAESMQQTLAQAGVKMEIIPGDGKQTLTKYRARTHDMYIGNWGSDYFDPNSNADTFTGNPDNSDAGTVKTLAWRNTWEAPELDKQAKAALLERDGAKRAAMYQDIQKKYLANSPFVFIFQQIEVAGYRKSLKDFKLGPSFDTNFVGPIAKE
- a CDS encoding dipeptidase is translated as MQFVFDGHNDVLLRLWTHSKDGSDPIAEFADGTTVGHIDAHRAREGGLSGGLCAIYIPSGDLVFADPDADGRYITPMAAPLDPLPSLAIANEMAAIALRLDQAGAWRLCRTVKDIRGAMADNIFAAVMHMEGCEAIGADLSALEVFYAAGLRSLGPVWSRHNVFGHGVPFAFPMSPDTAPGLTDAGFALVRECNRLGILIDLAHITEKGFWDVAKKTDQPLVASHSNAHALTPVARNLTDRQLDAIRESRGLVGINYATAMLRADGRSDSDTPLADMIRHIDYLVNRIGIDCVALGSDFDGATIPEEIGDAAGNQKLIAALREVGYADADLAKLARENWLRILAQAWREDHA
- a CDS encoding ABC transporter permease, whose amino-acid sequence is MTTKAAEGAAPLATRQRRRRIPTELSIFLVLVGIALIYEVLGWMFIGQSFLMNWQRLTIMILQVSVIGIIAVGVTQVIITGGIDLSSGSVVGMTAMIATSFAQSSTWGRAVFPSLTDLPAFVPIVVGLLIGAAAGLANGALIAYTKIPPFIATLGMFVSARGVAKWYTKGQPVSGITEQFHFIGTKAWPVVVFLVVALIFHIALRYTRYGKFTYAIGANPQAARVSGINIEAHLVKVYVIAGLLAGLAGIVTAARAETAQASMGVGYELDAIAATVIGGTSLTGGVGRITGTVIGTIILGVMTSGFTFLRIDAYYQEIVKGLIIIAAVVIDVYRQKKRRKH